From Lonchura striata isolate bLonStr1 chromosome 3, bLonStr1.mat, whole genome shotgun sequence, one genomic window encodes:
- the LRATD1 gene encoding protein LRATD1 has product MGNQLDRITHLNYSELPTGDPSGIEKDELRVGVAYFFSDEEEDLDERGQPDKYGVKGSGSPGQETPTHHLHHQLVLNETQFSAFRGQECIFSKVSSGPQAGDLSVYSVSALPALCKPGDLLELLYLGPSEHPPPHWAVYVGGGQIIHLHQGQIRQDSLYEAAAGNVGRVVNSWYRFRPLVAELVVQNACGHLGLKSDEICWTNSESFAAWCRFGKREFKAGGELQAAAGTQHQQQYYLKIHLAENKVHTVRFHSLEDLIREKRRIDASGKLRVIKDLAIVDGKE; this is encoded by the coding sequence ATGGGAAATCAACTGGATCGCATCACCCACCTGAATTATAGCGAGCTGCCGACCGGGGACCCCTCGGGGATCGAGAAGGACGAGCTGCGCGTCGGGGTGGCTTACTTCTTTtcggatgaggaggaggacctGGACGAGCGAGGCCAGCCAGACAAGTACGGCGTGAAGGGCTCcggcagccctgggcaggagacgCCCACCCACCACCTCCACCACCAGCTGGTGCTGAACGAGACTCAGTTCTCCGCTTTCCGCGGCCAGGAATGCATCTTCTCCAAGGTCAGCAGCGGCCCCCAGGCTGGGGACCTCAGCGTCTACTCGGTgtcagccctgccagccctctgCAAGCCGGGggacctgctggagctgctctacCTGGGGCCGTCGGAGCACCCGCCGCCGCACTGGGCCGTGTACGTGGGCGGCGGGCAGATCATCCACCTGCACCAGGGGCAGATCCGCCAGGACAGCTTGTACGAGGCGGCCGCGGGCAACGTGGGCCGGGTGGTGAATAGCTGGTACCGATTCCGCCCGCTGGTGGCGGAGCTGGTGGTGCAGAACGCCTGCGGGCACCTGGGCTTAAAAAGCGACGAGATCTGCTGGACTAACTCCGAGAGCTTCGCCGCCTGGTGCCGCTTCGGGAAACGGGAGTTCAAAGCCGGGGGGGAGCTGCAGGCGGCTGCTGGcacccagcaccagcagcagtaCTATCTCAAAATCCACTTGGCAGAGAACAAGGTGCATACGGTGAGGTTCCACAGCCTGGAGGATCTAATACGCGAGAAGCGCAGGATCGATGCCAGTGGCAAACTGAGGGTGATCAAGGACCTGGCTATAGTGGATGGGAAAGAATAG